Below is a window of Rattus norvegicus strain BN/NHsdMcwi chromosome 5, GRCr8, whole genome shotgun sequence DNA.
CTTAAGGAAGAGACCCACTTTGTAAAAACAGTCATGATACTGGGGATCTGACTCTGCCACTGGCTTGGCATgagctccttttcttttcttttctattagctTAATGCTCAGTAAAATGACCAATTTAATACAGAAGTTCTAGATGACCAGGATGAGTTACCAGGATAATTACTGTCCCTCAAAACCAGAAAGCCAGGCAGGAGAGGCAACCAGTTAGGAGTTTACCTTTAACTCCAGAACTTTCCAGGCAAATACGAGAAGGCGGCCAGTCAGCTTAGCCTATGTAACTCATCTCAAAGGCAAAACAAAGGCCAACAAGATGATTCATGAGGGAAAGGTGCTCGCTGCCAaggctgacagcctgagttcaatcccagggatcCACACACTAGATCACGGACTCTCGAAAGTGCGTATGACGACAATCTTCCACCTGGAGTTACTGTGGGTTTGTCCTCAGCCCTCCCATTCCCCAGGCCATCTCAACAGCCTACACGCTTTTATTTGGGACATTCAAAGCCAAGGAATAGGAAGGAGAACATCAagtggagaagaaaggatgggaagTAGCCCAAGGCAACAGTTCCAAAATGGGCAACCTTGAAGATGCAGGCCTGTCTTCTATTTGGCAGGTCTCCCCACAGGTTGTGCTGTCATCGAAATACGGTGCTTTCATGGGGGTGAGGAGATTagctgcctgcctctctcctATCTCCCATCCGTATTAGTCTCCTCACAAGGCTTGGTTTTGGTGGCCCCATGAAATGCCAGATGCCATGTCTTGAAACGGGCATTCAAGGCAAGAGTGGAGGGAAGAGACAAACTCTGGGCATGTAGACAGTGAAGGCCAGAGAATCTGATGCTGTACACACTTTATGTCCAGTATCTTCCAGCACGAAGATGTAAAAAGTCTAGTATTCAAAGACCCTTCTCATGGTCCTGCCCTGGAAACTGTGGAAGACCCAGGGAGAGAACATGGGTCTTCATGGAACAGGCACGAGAGAGTTTCATGCTTGGGGTTGACAGAAGGTAAGAGCTTTGCAgtcaagtcctatctctggcccTGCCTTCtcatctggggggtgggggtaccAGATTTTGAGGAATCCAAGATGGTGTCCAGAGCTTCATGTGGGCCTCCCCACCACttaatcttcctgtctccatctgaaCTTTCACCTACCCCAGAGATGATCTGGTCTTGGGCAACAGAATCTTGGGTTAGAGACTACAGGAAAGAGAGCTAAAGCTCCTGGACCGGGAGCAAGAGGACCATCTGTCCCATCTGTCTGTCCACAGTTGGCTTGAGGTTGCAGGAAGTCTTACTTGGGCAGGTGAGTTCTCTTGTGCTGCCTGAGATGGTCAGATCTCATGAACTCTCGGTTACACTCATCGCATTTATGTGGTCGATATCTGGTATGGATCCGTTTATGTCGTCCAAGCTCATCAGAGCGGAAGAACCTCCATTTACAACCtttccagtcacatatgtagggCTTCTCACCTAGGGAAGAGAATGGGGAAGAGTTAAATTAGGTACAAAAAGCCACAAGATGGGAAAGGAAGACCAGTGGGAGGTAAAGACCACCAGATGAGATGGCAGGCTAGTGAGCCAGGAGGGCTTGCCTCCAAGCTTGGAAGAGAAAGGGTAGTCTTGTGTAAAACAAGCTCAATTGTGTTGAGCTTGGCAATTGGCTCAGGAATTAAGTGTTGTGAGTTTGGTCTAATGCTGTTTGTATTATGTTGATCTGGGACCCCAAAATTGCATGAGAATCTGCACATCGGCTGCAAGACACTGAGGAAGCCCTGCCCCCacttggttttgattggtaaagtTGCTGATGCCAATGATTGGGCAGAGATACAGAGGCAGACTTTGAGGATTCCTAGGCAAGGGACCAAAGGAGGAGGTGGTGCCTGGAGAAGGCAAAGAGGGGACACCATGCCTGAGACGTACAGGACAGAGCACATAGCTGTCATGTAGGAGCTGGGGGAATGCACGTCTGGGGGGTCCGGGGCAGCCACAATGGAATATAAGTTCTAGCAAGTGATAACTAGGGAATATGAGGTAATTGGCCACATAGAACTTTAggaagtagggctggagagatggctcagctcactgactgctcttccagaggtcctgagttcaaatcccagcaaccacatggtgcctcacaaccatctgtaaagggatctgatgccctcttctggtgtgtctgaagacagctgcagtgtactcacatgcataaaataaatgaataaatctttaaaaaaaaaagtttaggaagtggcccagccactgagctgcttaagaaatataaaaacataaagcctatgtatgtacatgtctttcattcaggaacccagaacattggggtgGTAGCAAGGAGGTCAATTGAGTAGAGTTAATCGGGTACTGCtaaagtacttgttgctcttgcaggacCCGTGTTcgactcccagcacctacatatggttgctcacaaccatctataattctcGTTCCATCCAGGAGATCCAAGCCTTCTcatctctgtgggcaccaggcatgcacatggtacagagacattcataaaagtaaaacactcattcacataaaataaatctaagaacGGTTTAGGAGGAACCAAGGTTCCTATACCCCTTTCCCCGCCCAACACCCAACACATCATTCACCTGTGTGTTTGCGTAGGTGACTCACGAGGTGAGAGCGCTTGGTGTAAGCTTTTCCACAGTCATCATATGAGCAGACGTAAGGCCTTAAAACTAGGGACCGTCTCCTGGTTGCCCCTCTTGAAGTACTGGCGGTCTCTCTCTCCTGTGGAGCAGGTGTGGGCTGCTCACACATGAAAGGTCCTTCCTGGACATTTGACTGGGTCGCAAGTGAATCTTGGGAGTCTATAGGTAGCAACTGCTGGAACCTAGCTGAGACCATTTCAGGATTTACCGAGTGCAACATCTGATTCATATAGGGGGTCACAGCATGGGTCTCAGCGGAAGGCATGCCTGGGACCAAAAATATTCCAGGTTTTAAAGAGCCCGTGGTGGCAGGTACTGTTGGGGATACAGAATAAGGCATTGTTGGGGCATTGCTGTGGGTCATCACTGAGACTCCACAGGAAGCTGGGCTTGACAGGCCACCCTGAGACATCAGATTCTCACTGAAGGAAATGGCCACTCCCAGAGTACCTGGATTTCCGACTGGCATCACATGGGATCCCCTCCCAATCGATCTCTGACAATAATTCTGGGAAGGTGTAGGAATCAGCTGGGAGGGGCACCTCGCACCACTCTCAGGTAGTGACCTAATGAACTGTGGCTCCCATCCTCCCTCACTGCATCtgaattcctcagctgaggccaTATAAGGCCTCATCAACTCTGGTAAATATTGAGGGGCTGGTGGCTGATGAAATCCGCtgtttccagaagacccaggcaTATGCGACACTGGCATCAACATCTCGTTATCCTGCAAGAAAAGTCACATGAAAACAAACTTCCTTTTGCTCCACTTCTAAGTTCCACACGTTCCTTACCCTAGGACAGGCCAAGGGTTAACTGACCATGGCTGGTCACAGGAGCTTGACAGGCTGAGAAGAGTCTGCTCTGCACTCTCCACTTCAGGCTGGCTGagattcactgtgtagcccagggtgtTGCCTACTTACTGGCAACATCCTGCTGCTAAGGTTTACTGGCACGAGTTACCACTCCtgggtccagggcagccaagatGGAATATGTGTTTGCTAACCAAGGGACCTCATTGGTTATGCTTATGTGGCCATTGTGGTATTTGGATCTTTGCAGGTGGCATCTTGCCTGGAGCAGCTCATTCTGTCTGAGAATGGAGCTTTCCATGTTGTTAATGATAAGAGGGGCGTCAAACTGTCAGTTTACCGCTTTCTTCCTGGATACCAGAATGGGTAGATTGAAAAGACCAGAGCTAGGGAAGGTACTTCAGTGCCCAAAGCATTTACcacacaaacagaattccaatTCATGTAATGCTGGACTCCATTAACAAATgcatcttggggctggagagatggctcagggcttaagagcactgactgctcttccagagatcctgagttcaattcccagcaaccacatggtggctcacaaccatctgtaatgggatctgacgccctcttctggtgtatctgaagagagcaacagcgttctcacatacataaagtaaataaatcttttttttaaaaagtgtatctCTTATCCCAGTGCCACATACACTGGTAAACAACCAAAACtagcccctgtctcaaacagcGGGAAGACAAGGAATAACATGCAatattgtcctttgacctcctcaTGCATGCTCACACTCACGTAGAGTCCCATACAtgatacacatacaaataaaacctCTTGGCTGGGTGTGTTGggacatgcccttaatcccagcattccagaagcataggcaggcagatctctgcattcCGGGATGCCAGagtcacagatacatacatacatacatacatacatacatacatacatacatacatacatgatgaAAACCTCCCTTCCTGCaggtgggtcccagggactgaactcaggtcactaggtttggcagcaagcacctttacctactgagccatcccaccagaccGCGTTTGCATTTGAGTAAAACAGGCTACGTCTAACTGTTAAGCACTGTTTTATTAATGGTGCATGGAATGAGATGTTTATGCAGGTGAAGTTTTGTTTTTGACCATTCTAAATACTAATGACCCGATACATTTAAAGTGCAAGTTGTTAGGTGAGGGACTGCTGGGGACTTCAGAGAACACCAATGTGGCCATTAGTCACTCATGTTACACTAAAAATTCTAAGAGAATTCCACTGTTAGCACACTCCCAACCTAAAAGAATTCTAATAAGGTGTATCTGGGGCTACCAGGCTCTGAGAGGTCCACATCTGTAATCGGATCTGTGTTTGATAGAccgagcagcctggtctacaaagtgagttccaggacaagttAGGCATGCCATAAAGAAACTGGGAGCTCAAACTTAAAAGAgaccaacaggaaaaaaaaaactcccatgTTTGATCAATACATGCCTGCAGTCAGTTTGCTCTTAACCTGGGCTCCATATTAGACACAGAGCTGCAGGGTGAAATCCTATCTCATAGGACAAAGCAAAAAATCCCATCTCAAATCCCACGGCAAAGGCAGCTATAAAGACAGGAATTCACCCCCAGGTTAACAAAGTGGCCAAGTCACTGCTGTTTGACTGTCctgcaaacatttttttcttttccaaaacaaGGTtcctgtgtgtagccctggctgttctgaaactctccacaggctggtcttgaactcagagatccacctgcctctgcctcctgcctctggagGTGGAAATGAGAAAGTACAATTAGAAGTATATTATTTGCTGGGTGTGGctgtccacacctttaatctcagtattcAGAAGACAGGCAAGCAggtctctgtgaggccagcctggtctacaaaggagtgaattccaggacagccagggctatacagagaaacctggtctggaaaaaacaaaaaacaaaaacaaaaggatattatTGTAATTTAAACAACATGTAATACTGAGTTCTAGATTAGAAATATGAAAGTTTGATTCAATGCCAATTGTACTTTTTGAACTTAAGCAGTTTACCATGAAGAAAATAGTTACAGAATATATACAAAAGaagttgttggggttggggatttagctcagcggtagagcgcttgctaggccctgggttcggccctcagttccggggaaaaaaaaagttgttattaattttaacagAATTAATAGTATTTTGGCAAGCTGGATACAGTGACACatggcaggcagatctttgtgaattaagGGTCAGCCTGGTTTTCATAGTAAATTCcagaccagggctggagagacggctcagcagttaagagcactgactgctcttctaggggtcctgagttcaaatcccagcaaccacatggtggctcacaaccatctataatgatatctggtgccctcttctggtgtgtttgaggagagcaacagtgtgctcatataaatagaaaaaaaattttttttaattccagacCCGTAGGGACTATAGAGattctaaaaaataataataataactttctGGCTATGCAGGCACATTTTTAAACGTTAGAGGGGAACAGGGACATGAAACTGCACCCTTAGTTAAGGACTTAGTGGCCGTTTATAAGGTTACTGAGGGAAGGGGCCTCAGTTATGGCACTGGTAAATTATTCGTGATGTAGTAAATAAGCCCAAAACCCACAGGCATATATGAAATCCAGTGGGTTCCTAAAAATAAggaacaagggctggagagatggctcagtggttaagagcactgactgctcttccagaggtcatgagttcaattcccagcaaccacatggtggctcacaaccatctgtgaagagatccgatgcctttttctggtgtatctgaagacagctacagtgtacttatatataataaatgaataaatctttaaaaaagtatgcATCATATACCTGTAAAATAAACCATTGCACAGCGAGCCCTCAACCCTCGGCAAGCCCTCAAGTCAGAGTAGACTTGTGCCAGACTTGTGGGGAGACTGGATATGTGGGTGCATTccttagtctcagcactcaggaggcagagccacatGGGTCTGGgggttagaggctagcctggtctacataatgaattctaggatagccaggctATGTAGAGACTTTCTCAAAAAAGCTTGTGGAGGATTCCTTCTGGGATGCTTGGCCTCTTCCTGTCAGGGGTAGCCCTCTATTTTCCAAACATTTCCCACCAGTTCTGGTTCCATAATGGCTCCCCATGTTCAGATTCTCCTCTGTAGGCTAAGGCTCACTATTTAACCCCTC
It encodes the following:
- the Klf17 gene encoding Krueppel-like factor 17 isoform X2; the encoded protein is MEQDNEQQAMHQSPMDNEMLMPVSHMPGSSGNSGFHQPPAPQYLPELMRPYMASAEEFRCSEGGWEPQFIRSLPESGARCPSQLIPTPSQNYCQRSIGRGSHVMPVGNPGTLGVAISFSENLMSQGGLSSPASCGVSVMTHSNAPTMPYSVSPTVPATTGSLKPGIFLVPGMPSAETHAVTPYMNQMLHSVNPEMVSARFQQLLPIDSQDSLATQSNVQEGPFMCEQPTPAPQERETASTSRGATRRRSLVLRPYVCSYDDCGKAYTKRSHLVSHLRKHTGEKPYICDWKGCKWRFFRSDELGRHKRIHTRYRPHKCDECNREFMRSDHLRQHKRTHLPNFQGRTMRRVFEY
- the Klf17 gene encoding Krueppel-like factor 17 isoform X3 is translated as MEQDNEQQAMHQSPMDNEMLMPVSHMPGSSGNSGFHQPPAPQYLPELMRPYMASAEEFRCSEGGWEPQFIRSLPESGARCPSQLIPTPSQNYCQRSIGRGSHVMPVGNPGTLGVAISFSENLMSQGGLSSPASCGVSVMTHSNAPTMPYSVSPTVPATTGSLKPGIFLVPGMPSAETHAVTPYMNQMLHSVNPEMVSARFQQLLPIDSQDSLATQSNVQEGPFMCEQPTPAPQERETASTSRGATRRRSLVLRPYVCSYDDCGKAYTKRSHLVSHLRKHTGEKPYICDWKGCKWRFFRSDELGRHKRIHTRYRPHKCDECNREFMRSDHLRQHKRTHLPK
- the Klf17 gene encoding Krueppel-like factor 17 isoform X1; its protein translation is MEQDNEQQAMHQSPMDNEMLMPVSHMPGSSGNSGFHQPPAPQYLPELMRPYMASAEEFRCSEGGWEPQFIRSLPESGARCPSQLIPTPSQNYCQRSIGRGSHVMPVGNPGTLGVAISFSENLMSQGGLSSPASCGVSVMTHSNAPTMPYSVSPTVPATTGSLKPGIFLVPGMPSAETHAVTPYMNQMLHSVNPEMVSARFQQLLPIDSQDSLATQSNVQEGPFMCEQPTPAPQERETASTSRGATRRRSLVLRPYVCSYDDCGKAYTKRSHLVSHLRKHTGEKPYICDWKGCKWRFFRSDELGRHKRIHTRYRPHKCDECNREFMRSDHLRQHKRTHLPKTVGLHTSTRKPGETYTLNPIPWEAEAGAQNIQDQIGLQSLTLL
- the Klf17 gene encoding Krueppel-like factor 17 isoform X4, which codes for MEQDNEQQAMHQSPMDNEMLMPVSHMPGSSGNSGFHQPPAPQYLPELMRPYMASAEEFRCSEGGWEPQFIRSLPESGARCPSQLIPTPSQNYCQRSIGRGSHVMPVGNPGERDRQYFKRGNQETVPSFKALRLLI